Proteins co-encoded in one Deinococcus radiopugnans ATCC 19172 genomic window:
- a CDS encoding phenylalanine--tRNA ligase subunit beta, with the protein MKLPYSWLQELVPNLPPVTELEPIFANLGLPLEGIEDTPTPPEGVLMSVITRAEAMEGTQLAKLTLDTGPHGERVIATGAPGAASLPAGTMVALVTPGTALGDTEYGVRMLQGVESWGMAASAKELGIGESSAGILTFPAGTATPGTPMHTLWPTDHVLDIEVTPNRADALSALGVARDLAAFLKLELKQPPVGPAAQGDGEIRVSLPPRGLTIERDPSKKLRFGCDHFAARTVGGVRNGPSPLWMQRRLSLCGMRPIDLIVDTSNYVMLELGQPTALYDRRDVTEDQILVAFGLRQGEEVRDLMGGTHTVGPEDLLILDGRERGVSTVAEAFANAGQPQPGAGVLGIAGIMGGDHGHIRADTTDVVIESAHFDPVLLRRTSTRLGLKTDAVYRYERGVDPLLSPAAANRVAGLLAECGGGTVEPGATVVGEPEIPDQITASADAIRALLGMEIDTDEMRAILTRLGCEVAGEGDTLLVTPPSWRIDMTIWQDVAEEVARLHGYAELPETLPTLRIHASNIGASAANDERQNLRRTLAGLGFQEVVTYTFSSDDEAQKARAEAPGVRLRNPMTTDRTGMRTALYPSLLRAALAHPKGERVLLAEQGRIFPASGEAERLGLLMRGPLAPDTYQGGVAGGYRAFRGLLEALAVSQGAALEIRQLRGDDVPSALHPGIAGEVVWNGQAIGWIGALHPEIAQEFGLKGETFILEVALPLPGRAWGFRDLSRAPAAWRDLAVIAPQTVGYGEIAALLRAEAGETLESVEPFDVYTGDQVGEGHRSVAVRLVFRGAKTLTDAEVDPVMDTLMGAVRAQGWGIREK; encoded by the coding sequence ATGAAATTGCCCTATTCCTGGCTTCAAGAACTCGTTCCCAATCTTCCCCCGGTCACCGAGCTGGAACCCATCTTCGCCAACCTGGGCCTTCCGCTGGAAGGCATCGAGGACACGCCCACCCCGCCTGAAGGCGTGCTGATGTCGGTCATCACGCGGGCCGAGGCGATGGAGGGCACGCAACTGGCGAAACTGACGCTGGACACCGGGCCGCACGGCGAGCGCGTGATCGCCACGGGCGCGCCGGGTGCGGCGAGCCTGCCGGCTGGAACGATGGTGGCGCTGGTCACCCCTGGCACGGCGCTGGGTGACACCGAATATGGCGTCCGCATGTTGCAGGGCGTCGAATCCTGGGGCATGGCCGCCAGCGCCAAGGAACTGGGCATCGGCGAGAGCAGCGCCGGAATTCTGACCTTCCCGGCGGGGACGGCGACACCCGGCACGCCCATGCACACGCTCTGGCCCACCGATCACGTCCTGGATATCGAGGTCACGCCCAACCGCGCCGACGCCCTGAGTGCGCTGGGCGTGGCCCGTGACCTGGCCGCCTTCCTCAAGCTGGAGCTGAAGCAGCCCCCCGTTGGCCCCGCCGCCCAGGGTGACGGCGAAATCCGGGTCAGCCTGCCACCCAGGGGCCTGACCATCGAACGCGATCCATCCAAAAAGCTGCGCTTCGGCTGCGATCATTTCGCGGCGCGGACGGTGGGCGGCGTAAGAAACGGCCCCTCGCCGCTGTGGATGCAGCGCCGCCTGAGCCTGTGCGGCATGCGCCCCATTGACCTGATCGTGGACACCAGCAACTACGTGATGCTGGAACTGGGCCAGCCCACCGCGCTGTATGACCGCCGCGACGTGACGGAAGACCAGATTCTGGTGGCCTTCGGGCTGCGCCAGGGCGAGGAGGTGCGTGACCTGATGGGCGGCACCCACACGGTTGGCCCCGAGGATCTGCTGATTCTGGACGGACGCGAGCGCGGCGTGTCCACTGTGGCCGAGGCTTTTGCCAACGCCGGGCAGCCCCAGCCGGGCGCGGGCGTGCTGGGCATCGCCGGGATCATGGGCGGCGATCACGGCCATATTCGCGCCGACACGACGGACGTGGTGATCGAGTCCGCGCACTTCGATCCGGTGTTGCTGCGGCGCACCAGCACGCGGCTGGGCCTCAAGACCGACGCTGTGTACCGCTACGAGCGTGGCGTCGATCCATTGCTCTCGCCCGCAGCGGCGAACCGGGTGGCCGGACTGTTGGCCGAGTGCGGCGGCGGAACGGTGGAGCCGGGCGCGACGGTGGTGGGCGAACCGGAAATCCCCGATCAGATCACCGCCTCCGCCGACGCCATTCGCGCCCTGCTGGGCATGGAGATCGACACGGATGAGATGCGCGCCATCCTGACCCGCCTGGGCTGTGAGGTGGCGGGCGAGGGCGACACGCTGCTGGTCACGCCGCCGTCCTGGCGCATCGACATGACCATCTGGCAGGACGTGGCCGAGGAAGTCGCCCGTCTGCACGGCTACGCCGAACTGCCCGAAACGCTGCCCACGCTGCGAATCCACGCCAGCAACATCGGCGCGTCCGCCGCCAACGACGAGCGCCAGAACCTGCGCCGCACGCTGGCCGGACTGGGCTTTCAGGAGGTGGTGACCTACACTTTCTCCAGCGACGACGAGGCGCAGAAAGCGCGGGCCGAGGCTCCCGGCGTGCGTCTTCGTAACCCTATGACCACAGACCGCACGGGTATGAGAACGGCGCTGTACCCCAGCCTGCTGCGGGCTGCGCTGGCGCATCCCAAAGGCGAACGCGTGCTGCTGGCCGAACAGGGCCGCATCTTCCCCGCATCCGGCGAGGCCGAGCGGCTGGGCCTGCTGATGCGCGGGCCGCTGGCGCCCGACACCTACCAGGGCGGCGTGGCGGGCGGCTACCGCGCCTTCCGGGGCCTGCTGGAGGCGCTGGCGGTCAGTCAGGGCGCGGCGCTGGAGATTCGCCAGTTGCGCGGGGATGACGTGCCCAGCGCCCTGCATCCCGGTATCGCCGGAGAGGTGGTCTGGAACGGGCAGGCCATCGGCTGGATCGGCGCGCTGCATCCCGAAATCGCGCAGGAATTCGGCCTGAAAGGAGAGACCTTCATCCTGGAAGTCGCGCTGCCGCTGCCTGGAAGGGCGTGGGGCTTCCGCGATCTCAGCCGCGCCCCCGCCGCGTGGCGTGATCTGGCCGTGATTGCGCCGCAGACCGTGGGCTACGGCGAGATTGCCGCGCTGCTCCGGGCCGAGGCAGGCGAAACGCTGGAAAGCGTCGAGCCGTTCGACGTGTACACCGGGGATCAAGTTGGGGAGGGCCACCGCAGCGTGGCCGTGCGGCTGGTCTTCCGGGGCGCAAAGACCCTGACCGACGCGGAAGTCGATCCGGTGATGGACACGCTGATGGGCGCGGTGCGGGCGCAGGGCTGGGGCATCCGGGAGAAGTAG
- a CDS encoding NUDIX domain-containing protein: MSILELRKVWGNRPLVAAAIGVLLQDETGRVLLQRRGDDGLWGEPGGALEPGEDFLTGARRELLEETGLVCPDLALLPLPDGLQSGPELFHLYPNGHEIYIVGMRASGTLPASALEHAQPDDSGETLELRWFALDELPPLSNNANRQSLNVLRSRAGLPPLPLEPVPPAPPVGNYLMDLRKLVGPRPLFAPGANVLVTDEQNRLLLLRHGGTGKWTVPGGSLEPGESFEDCARRELFEETGLRAETLEPLQMFAGPRYRFTYPHGDVVDNVSVLYRAQGISGELTPQDGEVLEVGWFGADELPDDEELSGRLIQDNLRVWKGGQSP, translated from the coding sequence GTGTCCATCCTCGAACTGCGCAAAGTGTGGGGCAACCGCCCGCTTGTGGCCGCGGCCATCGGCGTGCTGCTGCAGGACGAAACGGGCCGCGTGCTGCTGCAACGCCGGGGCGACGACGGCCTGTGGGGGGAACCCGGCGGCGCGCTGGAACCCGGCGAGGATTTCCTGACCGGCGCGCGGCGCGAGTTGCTGGAGGAAACAGGGCTGGTCTGTCCCGACTTGGCGCTGCTCCCCCTGCCCGACGGCCTGCAAAGCGGCCCCGAACTGTTTCACCTCTACCCCAACGGCCACGAAATCTACATCGTGGGGATGCGGGCAAGCGGCACACTGCCGGCCTCCGCGCTGGAACATGCCCAGCCCGACGACAGCGGCGAGACGCTGGAACTGCGCTGGTTCGCGCTGGATGAGCTGCCCCCATTGAGCAACAACGCCAACCGCCAGAGCCTGAACGTGCTGCGCTCGCGCGCGGGCCTGCCGCCGTTGCCGCTGGAACCCGTGCCGCCCGCCCCGCCTGTCGGCAATTACCTGATGGACTTGCGGAAACTGGTGGGGCCGCGCCCCCTCTTTGCCCCCGGCGCGAACGTGCTGGTCACGGACGAGCAGAACAGGTTGCTGCTCCTGCGGCATGGTGGAACGGGAAAATGGACGGTGCCGGGGGGCAGCCTGGAACCCGGCGAGAGCTTTGAGGACTGCGCCCGGCGAGAACTGTTCGAGGAAACGGGGCTGCGGGCTGAAACGCTGGAGCCGCTCCAGATGTTCGCCGGGCCGCGCTACCGCTTCACCTACCCGCACGGGGACGTGGTGGACAACGTTTCCGTGTTGTACCGGGCGCAAGGTATATCGGGCGAACTGACCCCCCAGGACGGCGAGGTGCTGGAAGTCGGCTGGTTCGGCGCGGACGAATTGCCAGACGATGAGGAATTGAGCGGCAGGCTGATTCAGGACAATTTGAGGGTATGGAAAGGGGGCCAGAGCCCCTAG
- a CDS encoding MFS transporter — protein MTTLSAAPTLPRAFWLYWAGVSLTALGDAIVYVALPYLALAAGGGLKGAGAVGLVVLAGSLPRFLGPVLGGLADRLAPRGLLALSAGIRGLAVLAVGLWGQFGTLPLAALLALAFVNGLLSTLAYTAGSALVPRVVAPEALARANSLSSGALMGAPLLGYGLGGGLIHAAGAAGALLVSVPLVLALCAAALALPHLPAAQEGSRPRPLADLREGLGVIRSSPLLLALLGMSFALNLAMNVMNTRAPLQMALHGRGAADYAVFEMLISGGVLLGIVLVTPLTARWSLDALIGAGRWVLLAGALGFIFVPIPAWWAGAAVFGLGLGLLEVAATTRSQQLTGLEVRGRVIGALMGVNAVALSLGAGLAALPLPTPGLMLGLALLLLALMPLWPLALRRPQGQRLSASSSASAKASSSSSHG, from the coding sequence ATGACCACCCTCTCTGCGGCCCCCACCCTGCCCCGCGCATTCTGGCTGTACTGGGCCGGCGTGTCCCTAACCGCGCTGGGCGACGCCATCGTCTACGTCGCCCTGCCGTACCTGGCCCTGGCGGCGGGCGGCGGCCTGAAGGGTGCGGGGGCGGTGGGGCTAGTGGTGCTGGCCGGCAGCCTGCCCCGGTTCCTGGGGCCAGTGCTGGGTGGGCTGGCAGACCGGCTGGCCCCGCGCGGCCTGCTGGCCCTCAGCGCCGGGATTCGCGGGCTGGCGGTGCTGGCGGTGGGGCTGTGGGGGCAGTTCGGCACGTTGCCGCTGGCGGCGCTGCTGGCCCTGGCCTTCGTGAACGGTCTGCTGTCCACGCTGGCCTACACGGCGGGCAGCGCGCTGGTGCCGCGTGTCGTCGCGCCGGAAGCCCTGGCCCGCGCCAACAGCCTGAGCAGCGGCGCCCTGATGGGCGCGCCGCTGCTGGGCTACGGGCTGGGCGGCGGGCTGATTCACGCCGCCGGGGCAGCGGGCGCGTTGCTGGTAAGCGTGCCGCTGGTGCTGGCTCTGTGTGCGGCGGCGCTGGCCCTGCCCCACCTGCCCGCCGCGCAGGAGGGCAGTCGGCCCCGGCCCCTCGCCGATCTGCGTGAGGGTCTGGGCGTCATCCGCTCGTCGCCGCTGCTGCTGGCCCTGCTGGGCATGAGCTTCGCGCTGAACCTCGCCATGAACGTCATGAACACCCGCGCCCCGCTGCAGATGGCGCTGCACGGGCGCGGGGCCGCCGACTACGCCGTCTTCGAGATGCTGATCTCCGGTGGGGTGCTGCTGGGCATCGTGCTGGTCACGCCGCTGACGGCCCGCTGGTCACTCGACGCCCTGATCGGCGCGGGGCGCTGGGTGCTGCTGGCCGGAGCGCTGGGCTTCATCTTCGTTCCCATTCCCGCGTGGTGGGCCGGGGCCGCCGTGTTCGGCCTCGGCCTGGGCCTGCTGGAAGTGGCCGCCACCACACGTTCCCAGCAACTGACAGGTCTGGAGGTGCGCGGCCGCGTGATCGGCGCGCTGATGGGCGTCAACGCCGTGGCCCTGAGCCTGGGCGCGGGCCTGGCCGCCCTGCCGCTGCCCACCCCGGGGCTGATGCTGGGTCTGGCGCTGTTGCTGCTGGCGCTGATGCCGCTGTGGCCGCTGGCGCTGCGCCGGCCGCAGGGTCAGCGCCTCAGCGCGTCCTCCAGTGCCTCGGCAAAGGCGTCCTCGTCGTCCAGCCACGGGTAG
- a CDS encoding alpha/beta fold hydrolase, translating to MEADGLGEGVYIERLNGADLYFEVSGNLDSGETPLVFLHGGPGYNSYSFRELFGESLERPIVYLDGRGSGRSGPLEDTEQGHDTLDLDTLVADLEAVRDHLELDKIVPLGHGFGALIALEYARRHPAQTERVIVVGPWIHFPALALTLLSEASALRGVALDDPAVAIRASTPEGQHPQVGGARVEAAFTLLNARDLLNALEFVDAPSRMRLEFVDVESQLVGGGEVQEALVHQGMWEFEYLPFLAEIRRPVYVIVGVQDRTSYPEQVQYLADLADADVTVLDTGHYPWLDDEDAFAEALEDALRR from the coding sequence ATGGAAGCGGATGGGCTGGGCGAGGGCGTCTACATCGAGCGCCTGAACGGGGCCGACCTGTATTTCGAGGTCTCGGGCAATCTGGACTCCGGCGAGACGCCGCTGGTCTTCCTGCACGGCGGCCCCGGCTACAACAGCTATTCCTTCCGGGAGCTGTTCGGAGAATCGCTGGAGCGCCCTATTGTCTATCTGGACGGGCGCGGCAGTGGCCGCAGCGGCCCGCTGGAAGACACCGAGCAGGGCCACGACACCCTGGATCTGGACACGCTGGTGGCCGACCTGGAGGCCGTGCGCGACCATCTGGAACTGGACAAGATCGTGCCGCTGGGCCACGGCTTCGGCGCGCTGATCGCCCTGGAGTACGCCCGCCGCCACCCGGCGCAGACCGAGCGGGTGATCGTCGTCGGCCCCTGGATTCATTTTCCGGCGCTGGCCCTGACCCTGCTCAGTGAGGCCAGCGCCCTGCGCGGCGTGGCACTCGACGATCCCGCCGTCGCCATTCGCGCCAGCACCCCTGAAGGCCAGCACCCGCAGGTGGGGGGCGCGCGGGTGGAGGCCGCCTTCACGCTGCTCAACGCCCGCGATCTGCTGAACGCCCTGGAATTCGTGGACGCGCCCAGCCGCATGAGGCTGGAATTCGTGGACGTGGAAAGTCAGCTGGTGGGCGGCGGCGAGGTGCAGGAGGCGCTGGTCCACCAGGGCATGTGGGAATTTGAATACCTGCCCTTCCTGGCCGAAATCCGCCGCCCGGTGTACGTGATCGTGGGCGTGCAGGACCGCACCAGCTACCCCGAACAGGTGCAGTACCTGGCCGATCTGGCCGACGCCGACGTGACCGTGCTGGACACCGGCCACTACCCGTGGCTGGACGACGAGGACGCCTTTGCCGAGGCACTGGAGGACGCGCTGAGGCGCTGA
- a CDS encoding response regulator transcription factor, which produces MEQRILLIEDNPDITRVVEYELEQAGYRVLSAPDGVSGLTSARESSPDLVILDLGLPDFDGAEIARRLRKTSSVPIIILTAMDAVDRKVNLLEAGADDYMTKPFHPEELVARVKVQLRHQQHGEVISIGALEIHPQKRLCHYNGHEVRLSPKEFDLLTFLARQPGRVYSRQEIEREVWNGELPSNSNVVDVHMANMRAKLRDLDGYGIIRTVRGIGYALKTS; this is translated from the coding sequence ATGGAACAACGCATTTTACTGATCGAAGACAACCCCGATATCACCCGCGTCGTGGAGTATGAACTGGAGCAGGCGGGTTACCGGGTGCTGAGCGCGCCGGACGGCGTCAGCGGCCTGACCAGCGCCCGCGAGAGCAGCCCCGATCTGGTGATTCTGGACCTGGGCCTGCCTGATTTCGACGGCGCGGAGATTGCGCGCCGGCTGCGCAAGACCAGCAGCGTGCCGATCATCATTCTGACGGCGATGGATGCGGTCGACCGCAAGGTCAACCTGCTGGAAGCGGGGGCGGACGACTACATGACCAAGCCCTTCCATCCCGAGGAACTCGTGGCGCGCGTCAAGGTCCAGCTGCGCCATCAGCAGCACGGGGAAGTCATCTCGATCGGGGCGCTGGAGATCCATCCGCAGAAGCGGCTGTGTCATTACAACGGCCACGAGGTGCGCCTGTCGCCCAAGGAGTTCGATCTGCTGACCTTCCTGGCCCGGCAGCCGGGGCGGGTGTATTCCCGCCAGGAGATCGAGCGCGAGGTCTGGAACGGCGAGTTGCCCAGCAACAGCAATGTGGTGGACGTGCACATGGCCAACATGCGTGCCAAGCTGCGTGATCTGGACGGCTACGGCATCATTCGCACGGTGCGCGGCATTGGGTACGCGCTGAAGACGTCCTAG
- the def gene encoding peptide deformylase → MTGQTTPTWTPAEPPRVYPLRLYGDPILRRKAKPLNLTDTLNVPGVGPQSVRQVADAMLETMFEARGVGLAAPQVGLPVRMFVAVEYEDDEEENEGQESPLRSRVLRDFVMINPVVSVLNKKKDRSYQEGCLSIPGIYEEGVPRARAVSVKYTDLDGQQRVLEAEDYLARVFQHELDHLDGVLFLDRLPPEVTEDYRKELLALQQKSKTLMGDLARADRLRRERGGE, encoded by the coding sequence ATGACCGGGCAAACGACTCCCACCTGGACCCCTGCCGAGCCGCCGCGCGTGTACCCGCTGCGGCTGTACGGCGATCCGATCCTGCGCCGCAAGGCCAAGCCGCTGAACCTGACCGACACGCTGAACGTGCCGGGCGTGGGGCCGCAGAGCGTGCGCCAGGTGGCCGACGCCATGCTGGAAACCATGTTCGAGGCGCGCGGGGTGGGTCTGGCCGCCCCCCAGGTGGGCCTGCCGGTGCGGATGTTCGTGGCCGTGGAGTACGAGGACGACGAGGAGGAAAACGAGGGTCAGGAGTCGCCGCTGCGCTCGCGGGTGCTGCGCGACTTCGTGATGATCAATCCGGTGGTCAGCGTGCTGAACAAGAAAAAGGACCGGTCCTACCAGGAGGGCTGCCTGAGCATTCCCGGCATCTACGAGGAAGGGGTGCCGCGCGCCCGCGCCGTGTCCGTCAAATACACTGACCTGGACGGTCAGCAGCGGGTGCTGGAGGCCGAGGACTACCTGGCCCGCGTGTTCCAGCACGAACTCGACCATCTGGACGGCGTGCTGTTTCTGGACCGTCTGCCGCCCGAGGTGACCGAGGACTACCGCAAGGAGTTGCTGGCCTTGCAGCAGAAATCCAAGACGCTGATGGGCGATCTGGCCCGCGCCGACCGCCTGCGCCGTGAGCGTGGCGGTGAGTGA
- the fmt gene encoding methionyl-tRNA formyltransferase, which produces MSDASSHDAPRLKVAFFGSPAFALPVLEAIRAQFEIVLVVAQPDKPVGRGLKLTPPPVAARAAELGLPLAQPVKLRRNADFEAVLRDSGADVAVTCAYGKILPASVLEIPRYGFLNTHTSLLPKYRGAAPIQWALINGERVTGTTIMQTDPGMDTGPVLLQEPLPIAPQWTSLDLSDALAGQAARLIVTALERLGRGDLPPTPQDDAAATHAPMLVKEDGFVRWTDSAQAVVNRHRGVAAWPQTTAFLGGARLKLGGLAVEEGEGPPGEVLAVDAAGLLVACAGGAVRVQTVQPETRRAQPAQVWAAAAGVGAGTRLDVWGPEQL; this is translated from the coding sequence GTGAGTGACGCCTCTTCCCACGACGCGCCCCGTCTGAAGGTGGCCTTCTTCGGTTCCCCGGCCTTCGCGCTGCCGGTGCTGGAGGCCATTCGCGCGCAGTTTGAAATCGTGCTGGTGGTGGCCCAGCCGGACAAGCCGGTGGGGCGCGGGCTGAAGCTCACGCCGCCGCCCGTCGCGGCGCGGGCCGCCGAGCTGGGCCTGCCGCTGGCCCAGCCCGTCAAGCTCCGCCGCAATGCCGACTTTGAGGCTGTGCTGCGAGATTCGGGCGCAGATGTGGCCGTGACCTGCGCCTACGGCAAGATTCTGCCGGCCTCGGTTCTGGAGATTCCCAGGTACGGTTTCCTGAACACCCACACCAGCCTGCTGCCCAAGTACCGGGGTGCGGCGCCGATCCAGTGGGCGCTGATCAACGGCGAGCGTGTGACTGGAACCACCATCATGCAGACCGATCCCGGCATGGACACCGGGCCGGTGCTGTTGCAGGAGCCGTTGCCGATTGCGCCGCAGTGGACCAGCCTGGACCTCTCGGACGCGCTGGCGGGGCAGGCGGCGCGGTTGATCGTGACGGCGCTGGAGCGGCTGGGGCGGGGAGACCTGCCTCCCACACCCCAGGACGACGCGGCGGCCACACACGCGCCGATGCTGGTCAAGGAGGACGGCTTCGTGCGCTGGACCGATTCGGCGCAGGCGGTGGTCAACCGCCACCGGGGCGTGGCCGCCTGGCCGCAGACCACTGCTTTCCTGGGGGGCGCACGCCTCAAACTGGGCGGCCTGGCTGTGGAGGAAGGCGAGGGGCCGCCCGGCGAGGTTCTGGCGGTGGACGCGGCTGGGCTGCTTGTCGCCTGCGCTGGAGGTGCGGTGCGGGTGCAGACCGTTCAGCCTGAGACCCGCCGCGCCCAGCCCGCGCAGGTCTGGGCCGCTGCGGCCGGTGTCGGGGCCGGCACCCGCTTGGACGTGTGGGGGCCGGAGCAGCTTTAA
- the dkgB gene encoding 2,5-didehydrogluconate reductase DkgB produces MTATENRTVPPFGLGTFRLKDQVVRDSVRDALDLGYRAIDTAQGYGNEAEIGETIAQSGVKRGDLFITTKIKPDNYGEGKLVPSLRESLDKLQTDAVDLTLIHWPAPNGPVSAEEYLGALADAHSQGLTRQIGVSNFTIALLKQARELLGDVPIATNQVEIHPYLQNRKLADFARQEGIHLTSYMTLAVGKVMEDEVLKDIAGAHGATPAQVALAWAMGQGYSVIPSSTKREHLASNMKALDLKLTDEDMERIAELDGQGERLANPASVAPDWD; encoded by the coding sequence ATGACTGCAACAGAGAACAGGACCGTGCCGCCCTTTGGTCTGGGAACCTTCCGCCTGAAAGACCAGGTGGTCCGGGATTCCGTGCGTGACGCGCTGGACCTGGGCTACCGCGCCATCGATACCGCGCAGGGCTACGGCAACGAGGCCGAGATTGGGGAGACCATCGCGCAGAGCGGCGTGAAGCGTGGGGACCTGTTCATCACCACCAAGATCAAGCCCGATAACTACGGCGAGGGCAAACTGGTGCCCAGCCTGCGCGAGAGCCTGGACAAGCTGCAGACCGACGCCGTCGACCTGACGCTGATCCACTGGCCCGCCCCGAACGGCCCGGTGAGCGCCGAGGAATACCTGGGGGCGCTGGCCGACGCCCACTCGCAGGGGCTGACCCGTCAGATCGGGGTGTCCAACTTCACCATCGCCCTGCTGAAACAGGCCCGTGAATTGCTGGGCGACGTGCCCATCGCCACCAATCAGGTGGAGATTCACCCCTACCTGCAGAACCGCAAGCTGGCCGACTTCGCGCGCCAGGAAGGCATTCACCTCACTTCCTATATGACGCTCGCAGTGGGCAAGGTCATGGAGGACGAGGTGCTGAAGGACATTGCCGGGGCGCACGGTGCCACGCCCGCGCAGGTGGCATTGGCCTGGGCGATGGGGCAGGGGTACTCGGTGATTCCATCCTCCACCAAGCGCGAACATCTGGCCAGCAACATGAAGGCGTTGGACCTCAAATTGACCGACGAGGATATGGAGCGCATCGCTGAACTGGACGGTCAGGGCGAACGCCTCGCCAACCCGGCCAGCGTGGCCCCCGACTGGGACTGA